The Argonema galeatum A003/A1 genome includes a region encoding these proteins:
- a CDS encoding NACHT domain-containing protein, producing the protein MNSEVKARQSQSLHNAVRIILLKETEPEQVQRLWDVEVKIGRNPVFQLPSQTSIAQIFEQTGGKLMILGTQGSGKTTTLLELANELITSAENDISKPIPVLFDISSWQEDKQTIADWLISELQSKYNIAVKIGNQWINEQQLLPLLDGLDELELTRRQLCLQGINQLLEGENKLKHIVVCTSLEEYKSCHTKLRLHGAIYLRSLTETQIKEYLMSSRSRELWENIKNEPPLLELAKTPLLLNMMTLAYEEILIHAWKRIADKKERREYLLNAYIRRMLTLQITSRYYRKNKEPRPEQSRHWLVWLAKRMNESNQKWVIIEKIQHNWLQTPSQKRLYHIGVVLTLGGIAGIKHFILFRILWQNGYIPRNYARFLNYATERLFLQRVDGQYQFVHQLLQKHLAEM; encoded by the coding sequence GTGAACAGCGAAGTAAAAGCACGGCAGTCACAATCATTACACAATGCCGTGCGGATTATCTTGCTCAAAGAAACAGAACCCGAACAAGTGCAACGCCTTTGGGATGTGGAGGTAAAAATCGGCAGGAATCCCGTTTTCCAACTACCTTCCCAAACAAGTATAGCTCAAATCTTCGAGCAGACAGGTGGCAAGTTGATGATTTTGGGAACGCAGGGTTCTGGTAAAACTACAACCCTGCTGGAACTTGCCAACGAATTAATTACTTCTGCGGAAAATGACATCAGCAAACCAATCCCTGTTTTGTTCGATATTTCATCTTGGCAAGAAGACAAGCAAACTATTGCCGATTGGTTGATATCTGAACTACAGTCGAAATATAATATCGCCGTCAAAATTGGCAACCAGTGGATTAATGAGCAACAACTGCTACCACTACTGGATGGACTGGATGAACTGGAATTAACGCGACGACAACTATGCCTTCAAGGTATTAATCAACTACTTGAGGGAGAAAATAAACTGAAGCATATTGTTGTTTGCACTAGCCTAGAAGAGTACAAAAGCTGCCATACCAAGTTGCGTTTGCATGGAGCAATTTATTTGCGATCGCTCACAGAAACTCAGATTAAGGAATATTTGATGAGTTCGAGAAGCCGAGAATTATGGGAAAACATCAAAAACGAGCCGCCCTTATTAGAATTGGCAAAAACGCCGCTACTTTTAAATATGATGACCTTAGCGTATGAGGAAATTTTAATTCATGCTTGGAAACGCATCGCTGACAAAAAAGAACGTCGCGAGTATTTGTTAAATGCCTATATTCGTCGGATGCTGACGCTGCAAATTACCAGCCGATATTATCGTAAAAATAAGGAACCACGTCCAGAACAAAGTCGTCATTGGTTGGTGTGGTTGGCGAAAAGAATGAATGAGTCAAATCAGAAGTGGGTTATTATTGAAAAAATACAGCATAATTGGTTACAGACTCCCTCTCAGAAACGGTTATATCATATTGGTGTTGTGCTGACTTTGGGCGGGATTGCTGGAATCAAACATTTCATTCTATTTCGGATTCTTTGGCAAAATGGCTATATTCCCCGGAATTATGCCCGTTTTCTCAACTATGCTACAGAACGGCTGTTTTTGCAACGAGTGGATGGGCAATATCAGTTTGTTCATCAACTCTTGCAAAAACACTTAGCCGAAATGTGA